One stretch of Cololabis saira isolate AMF1-May2022 chromosome 15, fColSai1.1, whole genome shotgun sequence DNA includes these proteins:
- the LOC133461105 gene encoding TGF-beta receptor type-2-like: protein MELLRFSAFWCGTILFGSILLQEAEATGLRMKKLCKFCDVQVTSCAGKGSCKVECNITAICPHDDEICVTIWRKKDDNITLDTMCHNPAQPLYGFTLEDYDNNKCDMKERMGMGYRVLHLLLHGGRVQRTRLL, encoded by the exons ATGGAGCTACTTCGGTTTTCCGCTTTTTGGTGTGGAACGATACTGTTCGGTAGTATTCTGCTGCAGGAGGCGG AGGCCACTGGCTTAAGAATGAAGAAGCTGTGCAAGTTCTGTGACGTGCAGGTGACCAGCTGTGCTGGTAAAGGGAGCTGCAAGGTGGAGTGCAACATCACCGCTATCTGTCCCCACGACGACGAGATATGTGTCACTATTTG gaggaaaaaagatgacaaCATCACCTTGGATACGATGTGCCACAACCCGGCCCAGCCGCTGTACGGCTTCACCCTGGAGGACTACGACAACAACAAGTGTGACATGAAGGAGAGAATGGGCATGGGCTACCGAGTTCTTCATCTGCTCCTGCACGGAGGACGAGTGCAACGAACACGTCTTCTTTAA